The region AACCTAATAAGATTTAAAAGCAAGAGGACTGACTATACACATGAGAatgcaataaataaataaaaagcttATTTATTCAACTAAGCTTTCAGTTTGCCTAGTTTAAATAAGTGAGTCAAGCTCGAGCATTATTTATCCTGTTTTCATAAGTCAAGCCCAAGTTTTAAGTACTTGGCTTGACTAAAATAGTTTGAAACCTCAAGCATTTTCAATATGAGGGATACATTTTATTCCTCTGTCGTTTCATTTCAGTATATTCACATAGAGACCATTCCTATGTGACACAACAATCTACCAATAAAATTAACCAGCATGCCATGTTTTAACTGCATATTCTTGCATGTTGCAACCACAGCTCATCAAGTGGTAACTTGCTCATATATAAATAGTGAAGGCTGGATTAATGTAATTTTTCCTACAGCAACAACTTAAGACGATTATGACAAATAAATTGCCCAAGGAACAAAAATTGTACCGAGTTCATAACAGAATCACATCATCAGTAACATTGACCAAATGAACAGTAAAATCAACAAAAAATGCAGCATTTAAACACTCCTAAATTCAGAAGAGGATGCGCATGAGaaacaaaacataaaaaaaatgcaaGACACATTAAGCAGAACATTAATTTcgactaagaaataagaaatacCTCATCGTTGCCATTGGGCTGTTTCTGAAACCAATTGATGTTCAATACCTACATTGGCATACACAAAAAAACGGTGGGTAAAACCGAGACAAGATTTATAGAATcacagatttgtaaagaaagaAATTAAGGAACGGAAAGAAAGCCTGACCTGGACTTGGGAAGAGGGTGAGGGGGAACTGAGCGTGTCAGATAGAGAGGCCATGGCACACATAAGGGCCAGAATGGTTATGGCAAAGGTTAGCAAAGCGTTAGCTCTGTAGCCGAATGAATGCATTTTGGTTTAGGGTTTCTTCTTCGACTGCGAGACACAATCAACACTtcagaaagaaaataaatatcaaatttGATCAAGCAACTCTTCCTTCCAAAGACCAAAATGCCTTCTATTTGAAAAGGCTTCTTATgacacaaataaaataaaaaatgataggATATCCACCCAATTCAACTAAAAGACTTCATGATTCACATAATGCTTGCACACGAGAAGAAAATCTGTTAAGAAATTCAAGGCTCAACACAAAATAACAATATTTCTAGGGATATGTAATCTCCACATAGAGAAATGTGAACGGAGACTATAACCTTGTGCATGATATTAACAAGGAACAAACTGAAAAAGGAGAAacttttatttttcatattctCTACAAACTAAGATCAAAGAGAATCCTTGGCCTACTTCACATGCAAGCCTCACATTTCAGTGGGCCCTCACTCTTCTCTTGCACACTCAAGTACTACATTAGTCTAAACACAGACATCTTAAACGCAAACGTGATTTCACTTATCTCAAGGTATCAACGGAAAAGCTAGAATTTGCCACGTTGAAGAATTGGCGAAGCAATATTTTGGCACATTGAGACTTCGAGTTCAACGGAAATCTAAACACACTTAAATGGGAGATAAAATGtctcttaaaataaaatgaaatgcaCACACATAATTGAGCGGTAAATTAGAAATTGTCAAATTGTAAACATCAGTGAAAACAGCTGGAACACAAATAGTGATGCATCTGATCAATTAGTAGCCGAAACCCTCAAGCAAGTTGAAGTTACATTATCCTCAGGGGTTGACTGAGTCGGCGAGGTTGAGAAATGAGAGGGAAAAAACCAGAAACGGTCGGAGATAGAGATCGGAGAACTCACCGGTTACGGAGATAGTGGTGGCAAGGCGAGTAACTGTGGGAAGGAAACCCAGGTTTCAGACCCAGGTTTCAGTGTTTCACGGTCGGGATTAACCCCAATTGTTCTGTtctaaaatgaaatgaaaattgCACCTCAATTCTCTCTTATGAGTTATATAATGGCATTTAACTCCGGAAAATGTTAATTGTGTTTGTAAAACTTGTATCAATAAATACGATGGGATAAGTGTACATAAATGAGATTTTAATAGCATCAAATTTCTTCAGCCGGTAATCATGAGATCAattctttttgcttataaaaaaaacatcatgAGATCAATTCTCTAAAGTTCTCAGACGTTAAATAAGTAGATCTTTTTCCAAGAATTTAACTTATATGCATTAATAGTGTAAAGAGTTCTTCACATATTTCTGATCATATATTACTCCATTTTCTTGTGACTAAAAAAACAATTAGGTTACTTCTTCCTAATTCGATGTGGTTTTAAGTTCAATGATTTGAAATTTCTAAAATTCAAAACTAGTTTTTGCTTCTCTTCAATGGGTATCGGAGCAACGCCAAAAAAGTTAGgataagttattttaaaaattgggTAAAAAATTATTTCGGCTCCAATTTTTCCAAACaagttttgtttttaaatttacaTTTGAAAACCAAAAAAGGGCAACCATCCCAAACACGGTCTTCACTTgccattttaaatattttcaaatttaaatttaactaTAACATCTTCCAAAAAAATTTAACTATAACATGATAAATTTTCATAAAATGATGACATGAGAAAAAAAGATGTCTGCTAGGGCATCGTCTCCACGGCGGTTTAGGCCACCATATCAGCGTTTTCAACACACATGCAGAGTAGGAAGTAGGCGGTATGGTGAGGACATTGATTGGAAGGCGAGGAGGCAAGGGGGTCATGTGGATCATTCTCAATTTTTGTGGATGGTTTGGGTGATGTGGTGACAAGGGCTATGGTGGGTGATATCTTCATCAAGGCAGGGAAGATACGTGAAATTTTTGTGCAAGAACGTAAAAAAGAGGGTCATCGTTTCAGGTTTGGTTTCCTTCGATTTGAACATGATCATGAGGCTTAGCGTGCCATTAGTATGTTTAATGGTCTGAAGCTTGAGGGAGCTTATCTGGTGGTAAAAAAGGCCAACTTCTAGTATAGAAGATCAGTGGGCATAATACATTCACCTATTGGAAACAAACCGCCGAGTTATGTTCTTCGGGGAAAAGTTTGGAAGCGAAAGCCTGAAGCGAAAATCCAAAAAGATCATGTGGTGAATGAAGGCAATACGAATGGGATGTACAATATGTCATATGAAGAATCGACGTGGATTGAgagatgtgtgtgtgtgtgtgtgtgaaacTTTGTACAATATCAAATCAATCGAATCAGTTCGAGAGGAGCTAAGAATGCATGGACTCTCAACTTTTAGAATAAAATTGATGAAGGCACGAGATGTACTACTTGAGTTTGATACAGAAGATGAGAAGTATTGTATTCTTGCAGAGGCAACAACAACCTTAGAGGAAGGGTTTGAATGGGTTAGGCCTTCTTTGAGCTTCATGGTGGGTAAGTCTTTCCTTGCATGGTCACGTGTGTGGAAGGTACCGCTCGAGGCTTGGAATACTCATTTTTCTAAACACATTGATCACATTGTGGGAAATTTCGTATGTGTTGACACGATCACTTCACCAAAGGAGAGATTGGATTTTGGCAGGATGCTGGTGGAAACTTCTCATCCGCTGATAGAACAATAATACATGGACTTTAATGTTAATGGTACGATGTGCCGTGTTTTAGTGGAAAAAGAGGTGTCAATTTACCATGATTGGACTACTTTGATACTTGATCCGGAGGCGGAAAAGGTGTTTTGTTTTGAGTCCGGAGGCGAAATGGATGTTTTGCTATATCATGCAAATGGCGGGTTAGGAACTATGATGCCAATACCATGTCTGgatcattttttttctaaataaattaCGACAATCAgaaactaattttaaaaatcacttcaaaattaattgattttatatttagaatcaattataaaatGAGATTTAAACATGAACTGATTGGCTCACAAACCAAAttacaaatatatttttaatggGAAGCTAAGATAGTAACTTTTTTTACGACCAAGTAGCACTATGCTTGTGTGAATGCTTTATTTGCGTGTGAGAAAGAAGTCATAGAACCCGCTTCAAATGGACAATGTTACTGTGCAGCTCACAATCAGAACCATGTTATTATTGCCAACAACAGATCCTCTTGCCCTGGAACCGAAGGAATGATCAATGTGATAGGTGACGAGAATGACTTACTGTACATTTGGGTGGAGTTTGCCAAGTCAAACCACTTAAATGGCCACTTGTATTACCAACTGAATTGATATCTAAGCTCATAGGACCTGTAGGATCACCCCCTTCCAGCACTCTGAGTATCTACAATCACATGAAAAAAAACATAATCAGTGTTATCACAAATGATTCTAGATAAATTAATAATGCTGAGAGTGGGTTAAAAGTGAAGTGATATATGTTTGGATGCATTTCTGAAAAATATGATTTATATAACGTTATGAAATCCAATAATAAAATCTCATGACTGATTATGTTCAAAGCATAAGTTACTCTTTCTAGCTTCTATGCAAAACTGATTCTGAGACTGAAATAATTAAATCTCCAAGATGTCTCCCAaacatgtgtgtgtgtgtttgtatttACATTTAAGTTGGTCAAAAACACATTCACTCCCATAACACAACAGATATGGATTGgcaaaaaaaacacattcaaaCTCCCTTGGAATGTGCAGACATATGAGAATGTGCATTGACAAAAATACGAATACGCCTTATATTGTCATCCAAATGTGATTCTCCTCAATCAatgagaattgattctgagagaACCAAACACACATACTGTACTGAATCATGAATCAGCCAACTTTTGTCAAAGAACCCAAACCAGTCATACCTTTGACATGGAGGGTCTGGCATCAGGATCCAGACGCAGACACAATGAAACAGCTCTTGCCATGGCTTGCAATTGAAGATTAAACTGCAGTGACGCCTCAGAATCCAAGCATGGTTTGAGAGATAGAACGTTTTGTAAGATATGATCCGGCTCCAACATGTGTATGGGGTGAAACAATTCAGAAAGATACGAGTGTCCATTAATCTGTTCCAATTCACTAATTCTTCGACCGGTTATTAGCTCTAACAAAACAATTCCAAATGCATATACATCTATTTTATATGTAACGTTTCCAGCATCAATATACTCAGGTGCAAGGTACCTATGTTTATGCAAGATAAAGCTTTATTAGAATCAGAACTATGAAATGTATATTCACATGCGCCATAAAAGGAAATTACCCTGAAGTTCCTATAACGCGATCTTCAGTATTCATATTCCATTCTGAATGCCATCTAGCAAGCCCAAAATCAGCCACCTAAATGAATGGTACATGGTGAGAGTTTGATCAAAAGTAGTTATACCTTTTATTTGATATGTGATGCATCATTCTCTTAAAACTAGCCACCTAAATAGCTTTTTGATTCCTTTAGCTAGGCTTAAAAACACTTTCAATGAAAATTCATGTCTCACAATACATTGAAATGGAAATGCTTTTAGTTGATTGTAACCGAAATCAAAACACACACTAAGTTACCAGAGGTTCAAAGTCATGAGTTAAGAGGATATTTTTGGGTCGAAGGTCTCTGTGCACTATACAACCAACTCTACAATCTTCATGGAGGTAGCGTAAGCCTCGCGCCACTCCAATCGCTATCTTTAAGCGTGAGTTCCAATCCAACGACATATTCTCGCCTCctgcaaaatcaacaacaaatcaTAGAGTTTGATGTGAATTCTCACTGATTAATTGAAGAAAATTGAATCAATAAGCtaaaattatgaagaagaaaaaatgaaataaagcaAGTTAGTGAATACCATACCATGTAAGCAGAGGTCCAAGGAACCATTACATATGTACTCATACACTAATATCCTCAAATTGTCCTCTGTGCAAAATCCTATCAACAACACAACATTTCTGTGTTGAGCACAGCTCAAAAGCCTAACTTCCCTGCAGAAATCAATATCTGCTTGAGAGCCACTGAGCTTTAACTGTTTCACCGCAACGATCTGACCATCTTTGAGTATTCCCTTATGAACCACACCGAATCCACCTTCAGCCAATAAATTCATTTCTGAGAACATGTCAGTAGCTTCCTCTATCTCTTTGAAGGAAAAACGTCTAGGAGGCTTTCCGAATACTGGTACTTTATTCTGACACTGAGAGCATAAAGGAGGAGGTATAGAGGTAGTTCTACCCAAAGGAATGGAGTTTTCTCTGATGCTCGAGTTCGGGATATAGCTTCTACTTTGAGTTTGGTTAAACTTAAATCCGAGTTCACTTTCTGTTGTCTCTTGATCACAATGCTTGAAATTTTCAAGTAGAGTTTTGGAAGTTGGAGACTTAGTTCTTTGGATAACTTTGTTTTCAGCGTTTCGAAGCTTCTCATTTGCATTGTGGTTTTGATGAATCCAAAATACAGTATTTATGTCTCTAGCCACAGGTGATGTTGGGTGATCCCTTTCCAAATCAAAGTATAATGGTGGCTGTGCATTGAAACCTTTTGGGTTGTTCAATGGTTTGTTTGTTCTTTCATGTGGTCCCTGGCCTTGGTACAGAGGATTTTGTTTGTAGACGAGGAAAGGAGAAGTGGCTGAGTCAGTGCTTGACATTGAAGTACCTGCTTCTTCTGTGTCTTCAGGGCTACTCACTGGGGTGGAATGCATCAATCTGCGGCCTTTTAGTTTCCCAATTTCTATGCCTGGTGAAGAATAAGAGAAAAATGGAGTTTGGAGTTCTTCGGAGGATCCTAAGTTAAGCCTGAGGACTTTTGGCTGTGAGCCATTCATCACCACAATGCTGCAGCTAAGTTCATCCATGCAATGCTTTGCCTCTTGCTTTAATTTCCTGTTTCAGAAAACATAAGGACAAACATTATTAGCCCGTTTAGATACCAAttagaaaatatgaaaatggaaaaataaCATAGCTTAAAGTGcattggaaaaataaaatatgtttcaGGAATGTGTTATTTTCGATTTTTATACTTCCTAACGGTATCGAAACGAGCTCTTCATTCGGGCACGCTGACAAAATTCGACTTATTTCTGATTGAAAGTAGAAATGAGAAAACACATCTGCAATCAACTAAATAACTAGTAAAgctaagaaaaaagaaatacttTTCCATGTTTAATTACTTGTCCAGTATGACCCAATGGGAACCACTCCATCTGGCTTCAGCTGCCACAGCACCACTAGGAGTACTCGTCACCACCTTAATTTTCACCCGAACCTGCATTTATATAAAGTTCAATAGAAATTCAGTTTCAACAAATAGAGTATGTCATGCCAATATATAATGGCCTTTCTATGCTAATGCCATTGAAGCGAGTTCGGTTCATCAGCTCTTAAAGCCAGTTTGCATCCAAATAACAAGTTATTCTGGAAATTAGTTTCATCAACTGTTGAAGCAAGCTAGAACttagtttcaaaaaataaagCTAGAACTCAATTTTAACTAAACTTGATTTTGTACGATAAAAGTactttcaatttcaattaaGGCTTCCGATACATCTTACAAGTTTGTAAGACTATTATTGTTCGCGGTTATTTAATTCAATAAGAAAAGTAATAAAATGTATCAAAAGTTCAAAGAAACGTGTGATTTCATGAATATTCTATATTCCAATCGTTACACAACTTAAATTGCCAAAATATAGATGTAGGAATATGAATTAATTCAAAGAAATGACGTAGTATAGCTATTCTCTTTGATCATTTCGATAACTACTATCTTCTTactcaaacacacacacacacacctcCCTTTTTTCGCTGCCATACATGGCCAAGCATATATTTGTTTATCTTATCTTCATGTATAGTCAGCTCTAGGAATCTTCGTGCATGTGTAATTATTGATACATCATATAAActgttataaaaaaattatcaaatccATAGCACATGCGAATTGAGTACACTACAGTCAAGGAGGTACAGCTTGGAAAAGATTAGAATTCAGAAACTTCCTCAAATCTGATATGATACATGCTGAGATGTCTCATATTGGCTAAAAATATTGTTAAGATAACCcttatatatagtataggaAGATAATTCTCAACAATTGAGTTACCATTTTTGAGTTGAGTTAGACTTCGCAAATTTTAataataccaaaaaaaaaaagaataaaaatttgAGAGTGTGTGCATGGACAGGATTTGGATCCTTTCATGTTGGAATTTTTGTGTGGGAATTTTCACATGAGAGGATCTACTGCCGCATGCATATTCCTTTGGATCCTTTCATATTGAAATTTTTGTGTCAACATATATTCATGAGAGGATAATTTTCATATGAGAGAATCCATTCTGCACGCATATTCCTTTCAAGTGAAGAAAATGTATACATATTTAACATTTTAAATGATTTAAAAAAGGACCAatagttaatattaaaaaattattgatctaagttcaacaaaaatatatatgacAAAGACGTATAAGCAAGTGATCATATTTCAAATTTGGAATTTATGGATCCATCAATTTAAAATAATCTTTAGTTTTAGACActttaataatattttcaactttttaaaatttatattacaTGTCATATCTTTTATTTTCCACTCCTTTCTTAATCTATCCTACAATTTAGGACGCACACTCATGTGCACCCATCTTTTTCTATATTAAAAAGTGAGGGAGAGTGAGAATGAGACAAAAAACGACACCAAGAACATGGTCATAAAGTCATAAGGATTTcaaaaaatgattaaaaaaaatgataaacactCGATTCGCAAGCTAGTCGTTTTCATTACATTAAACTCAAAGAAACAGAGGCAGCTACTACCTGAATCAGAAGGTGGAAAATATGGACCGTGACCTGTCATTTTTTACatttattattcttttaatGGTTTTCACATCTCATTATTGTTGGAATTGTTCATGAACCTGATGTAAATTATGCAGGATAtatagaaaatgagaaaatttgATATAAAAACTGTTATTTgtcaattaatatttaatagcTAATGCCTAATCGGCTATTTGAACCCTTAAGTCGAGAAT is a window of Lotus japonicus ecotype B-129 chromosome 5, LjGifu_v1.2 DNA encoding:
- the LOC130718542 gene encoding inactive protein kinase SELMODRAFT_444075-like isoform X1, with translation MLRGETVGSVSARRHTTAPTASNKVLVAVKAEKVISNTALAWALTHVVHSTDTITLLAVYSAENTGRRFWNFSRFAGDCGSGRAGKLPERISDISQSCAQMVLQLHNHIEVRVKIKVVTSTPSGAVAAEARWSGSHWVILDKKLKQEAKHCMDELSCSIVVMNGSQPKVLRLNLGSSEELQTPFFSYSSPGIEIGKLKGRRLMHSTPVSSPEDTEEAGTSMSSTDSATSPFLVYKQNPLYQGQGPHERTNKPLNNPKGFNAQPPLYFDLERDHPTSPVARDINTVFWIHQNHNANEKLRNAENKVIQRTKSPTSKTLLENFKHCDQETTESELGFKFNQTQSRSYIPNSSIRENSIPLGRTTSIPPPLCSQCQNKVPVFGKPPRRFSFKEIEEATDMFSEMNLLAEGGFGVVHKGILKDGQIVAVKQLKLSGSQADIDFCREVRLLSCAQHRNVVLLIGFCTEDNLRILVYEYICNGSLDLCLHGGENMSLDWNSRLKIAIGVARGLRYLHEDCRVGCIVHRDLRPKNILLTHDFEPLVADFGLARWHSEWNMNTEDRVIGTSGYLAPEYIDAGNVTYKIDVYAFGIVLLELITGRRISELEQINGHSYLSELFHPIHMLEPDHILQNVLSLKPCLDSEASLQFNLQLQAMARAVSLCLRLDPDARPSMSKILRVLEGGDPTGPMSLDINSVGNTSGHLSGLTWQTPPKCTVSHSRHLSH
- the LOC130718542 gene encoding inactive protein kinase SELMODRAFT_444075-like isoform X2, which codes for MEKKLKQEAKHCMDELSCSIVVMNGSQPKVLRLNLGSSEELQTPFFSYSSPGIEIGKLKGRRLMHSTPVSSPEDTEEAGTSMSSTDSATSPFLVYKQNPLYQGQGPHERTNKPLNNPKGFNAQPPLYFDLERDHPTSPVARDINTVFWIHQNHNANEKLRNAENKVIQRTKSPTSKTLLENFKHCDQETTESELGFKFNQTQSRSYIPNSSIRENSIPLGRTTSIPPPLCSQCQNKVPVFGKPPRRFSFKEIEEATDMFSEMNLLAEGGFGVVHKGILKDGQIVAVKQLKLSGSQADIDFCREVRLLSCAQHRNVVLLIGFCTEDNLRILVYEYICNGSLDLCLHGGENMSLDWNSRLKIAIGVARGLRYLHEDCRVGCIVHRDLRPKNILLTHDFEPLVADFGLARWHSEWNMNTEDRVIGTSGYLAPEYIDAGNVTYKIDVYAFGIVLLELITGRRISELEQINGHSYLSELFHPIHMLEPDHILQNVLSLKPCLDSEASLQFNLQLQAMARAVSLCLRLDPDARPSMSKILRVLEGGDPTGPMSLDINSVGNTSGHLSGLTWQTPPKCTVSHSRHLSH